The following coding sequences are from one Kallotenue papyrolyticum window:
- a CDS encoding LysR family transcriptional regulator has translation MELRQLEYFLAVAQEGNATRAARRLFTTQPSLSRQIQKLEEELGAPLFDRTRRGMRLTAVGRTFLEYVERGFNQFEAGRQAVRDLLGPEHGHVRMAFLPAVGADLLPEALAAFRARYPGVQFTLRQSTTLETLQWLEAGEVELCIATALPYRRADDRLAYLPLLVEPLYVALPPEHRLAAAETLALAELADEPFVLVRRGSGLRGVIEAACQQQGFLPAVAVEGGDLATVRGLVAAGLGVSLLPALALHDWGRLRPAIVPLRDELTWMIELVWHAERYLPAATRAFRDFLRDYIADHPPPRPRLRGPDRQIQKQGSPAG, from the coding sequence GTGGAACTGCGGCAACTTGAGTACTTTCTGGCGGTAGCGCAGGAGGGCAATGCCACACGCGCCGCACGGCGGCTCTTCACCACGCAGCCATCGCTGAGTCGCCAGATCCAGAAGCTGGAAGAGGAGCTGGGCGCTCCACTCTTCGATCGCACGCGGCGCGGCATGCGCCTGACGGCCGTGGGCCGCACCTTTCTCGAATATGTCGAGCGCGGCTTCAACCAGTTCGAGGCCGGCCGCCAGGCGGTGCGCGATCTGCTGGGGCCCGAGCATGGCCACGTGCGCATGGCCTTTCTGCCCGCCGTAGGCGCCGATCTGTTGCCCGAAGCGCTGGCCGCTTTTCGTGCCCGCTATCCCGGTGTGCAGTTCACGCTGCGCCAGAGCACCACCTTAGAGACCCTGCAGTGGCTGGAGGCAGGCGAGGTTGAGTTGTGCATCGCGACGGCCCTGCCCTATCGCCGCGCCGACGACCGGCTGGCCTACCTGCCCCTGCTGGTTGAGCCGCTCTACGTTGCGCTGCCGCCTGAGCATCGGCTGGCCGCTGCCGAGACGCTGGCGCTGGCCGAGCTGGCCGATGAGCCTTTTGTGCTGGTGCGGCGCGGCTCCGGGCTGCGCGGGGTGATCGAGGCCGCCTGCCAGCAACAGGGTTTTCTGCCGGCAGTGGCCGTCGAAGGCGGCGATCTGGCAACCGTGCGCGGGCTGGTGGCCGCCGGGCTGGGCGTGTCGCTGCTGCCGGCGCTGGCGTTGCACGATTGGGGCCGCCTCCGTCCGGCGATCGTGCCGCTGCGCGACGAACTGACCTGGATGATCGAACTGGTCTGGCATGCCGAACGGTACTTGCCCGCCGCGACGCGCGCGTTTCGCGACTTTCTGCGCGACTACATCGCCGACCATCCACCGCCACGGCCGCGCCTGAGAGGTCCCGACCGTCAAATACAAAAACAGGGATCGCCTGCCGGCTGA
- a CDS encoding Crp/Fnr family transcriptional regulator → MAGLQVPERRWDELERRGLIRRFVKGGTIYMPDEPAVELYLIKEGRVALNLLSSEGRTLTVRAVKNGELFGHAALLSDGAYDTFAQALRPTTVAAIRRDELEALMAERPALALALMDDLGRHSQALSRRLETVAFKSVPARLAALLLELAQPGRGGEPATTGRWTHQELADMINAYRETTTKVLNQFRAAQLIDVDRKGVRLLDVTRLREVAQH, encoded by the coding sequence ATGGCAGGACTACAGGTGCCAGAGCGACGCTGGGACGAGCTCGAACGGCGCGGCTTGATCCGGCGCTTTGTCAAGGGCGGCACGATCTACATGCCGGATGAGCCGGCGGTGGAGCTCTACCTGATCAAAGAAGGTCGGGTCGCACTAAACCTGTTATCCTCCGAAGGCCGCACCCTGACGGTGCGCGCCGTTAAAAATGGCGAGCTCTTTGGCCACGCCGCCCTGCTCTCCGACGGCGCCTACGATACCTTTGCGCAGGCCCTGCGCCCGACGACGGTAGCCGCTATCCGCCGCGACGAGCTTGAGGCGCTGATGGCCGAGCGGCCGGCGTTGGCCCTGGCGCTGATGGACGATCTGGGCCGCCATTCACAGGCGCTCAGCCGGCGGCTGGAGACGGTGGCCTTCAAATCGGTGCCGGCGCGGCTGGCAGCGCTGTTGCTGGAGCTGGCCCAGCCGGGGCGTGGCGGCGAGCCGGCGACGACCGGGCGGTGGACGCACCAGGAGCTGGCCGACATGATCAACGCCTACCGCGAAACGACAACCAAAGTGCTCAACCAGTTCCGCGCCGCGCAGTTGATCGATGTCGATCGCAAAGGCGTCCGGCTGCTGGACGTCACCCGCCTGCGCGAGGTGGCCCAGCACTGA